From Methylobacterium radiodurans, a single genomic window includes:
- a CDS encoding Pls/PosA family non-ribosomal peptide synthetase, which translates to MSSLAEGIRSETDGGEVERRGPVQAVLRGPSRPDLIRDEVLAEIFRATARLRGDHPALIDGATVVAGGRHPQLTYADVLARAERIAAGLAHRGIGPGDVVGLWMARGPDLLVAQIGITLSGAAWLPFDAEAPADRVGICLGDADAKALLVSEALAAQAPDAAPALTPATLDAATPAGAPVPDPRAAGLTPQHPAYLIYTSGSTGVPKGIVISHANICHFLRSANALYGMRADDVVFQGASVAFDLSMEEIWVPYLVGATLFVASPTMMGDVESLPGILEAEGVTVLDTVPTLLAMIAGDLPRLRLVLLGGEALPEPLVARWASPGRQLFNTYGPTEATVVATAAEMRRGEPVTIGGPIANYTVYVADEALNLLGPGEQGELLIGGPGVAAGYLKRPELTAEKFVSNPFADGGIDPVLYRSGDAVSLDAAGNILFHGRIDDQVKVRGFRVELGEIEARIRAEAGINQAAVVLRADDGVDRLVAFLVPERGAEIDRAALRPALAEQMPPYMVPAHYEVAETLPRLTSGKVDRKALRIAPLTVVAAEADQEPPRNETEAALLAAARQVFGNQPIDLAGDFFADLGGHSLLAARFVSAVREVPALAGITLPDVYRERTLRAMSDVLIARTGGVGAEAAVRDLAFAPPPLLRRALCGLAQAAALPFVIALATSQWLGIFVTYLLLTGGGLGFFGEMAVLLAVYVGINATTATIAVAAKWLVLGRTRPGRYPLWGVYYYRWWLAQRLAPLVHVKWLQGSPAIVIYLRLMGAKIGRDVLISDIEVGAPDLLTVGDRASLGGRLVVANAEVVGNELVIGWVSIGAEAAIGTSCVVSHDTVIGDFAEIADLTTIPTGTRVARAERWDGSPGRKVGMADPAALPEQAEASPARRGLFLALYVLLLAAIPAVGLLPIFPAFFIFDQISDSLSDLTDIDYHFYLPLLTWPTAMLMTAGTVLLITGIRWLALPRTRSGTHSVHSWFYLRKWSLALAVEVTLETLSSLFATVYMRAWYRLMGARMGQGAEISTNLAGRYDLAEIGAKNFVADEVVYGEEEIRRGWMHLAETRTGARVFVGNDAVVPPGAVIPDDVLIGIKSKPPENAAMAPGETWFGSPPIRLPARQRVDLGSTAQTYEPGLWPKLRRGIFEAFATSFSPMLYITLAITAIDWYFYPAILERDWWGLAFSFVAASVVIALIQSSAVIAMKWLLMGVYKPGMRPMWSWWAMRTEAIAVAYWGLAGKVLLEHLQGTPFLPWVLRLFGVKVGQGVCMLTTDVTEFDCVEIGDYSVINRTSALQTHLYEDRIMKIGRVKLGRGVSVGAFATVLYDTKVGDYARLRPLTIVMKGESIPASTEWEGAPAVPVVHAPEAPKAAA; encoded by the coding sequence ATGAGCAGTCTCGCCGAGGGGATCCGGTCCGAGACGGACGGGGGCGAGGTGGAGCGGCGCGGGCCCGTCCAGGCCGTCCTGCGCGGCCCGTCGCGGCCCGACCTGATCCGCGACGAGGTGCTTGCCGAGATCTTCCGCGCGACGGCGCGCCTGCGGGGCGATCACCCGGCGCTGATCGACGGCGCGACCGTGGTCGCGGGCGGCCGCCACCCGCAGCTGACCTACGCCGATGTCCTGGCGCGCGCCGAGCGCATCGCCGCGGGCCTCGCCCATCGCGGCATCGGGCCCGGCGACGTGGTGGGACTTTGGATGGCCCGCGGGCCGGATCTCCTTGTCGCGCAGATCGGCATCACCCTCTCGGGTGCGGCCTGGCTGCCCTTCGACGCCGAGGCGCCCGCCGACCGCGTCGGCATCTGCCTCGGCGACGCGGATGCCAAGGCTCTGCTCGTCTCGGAGGCGCTGGCCGCCCAGGCACCGGACGCGGCGCCCGCGCTCACGCCCGCCACCCTGGACGCGGCCACGCCCGCCGGGGCGCCCGTGCCCGACCCGCGCGCGGCCGGCTTGACACCGCAGCACCCGGCCTACCTGATCTACACCTCGGGCTCGACAGGCGTGCCGAAGGGCATCGTCATCAGCCACGCCAACATCTGCCATTTCCTGCGCTCGGCCAACGCCCTCTACGGGATGCGGGCGGACGACGTCGTCTTCCAGGGCGCCTCCGTCGCCTTCGATCTCTCGATGGAGGAGATCTGGGTGCCCTACCTCGTCGGCGCGACGCTCTTCGTCGCCTCGCCGACCATGATGGGCGACGTCGAATCGCTGCCCGGCATCCTGGAGGCGGAGGGCGTCACGGTGCTCGACACCGTTCCGACGCTGCTCGCCATGATCGCCGGCGACCTGCCGAGGCTCCGGCTCGTCCTGCTCGGCGGCGAGGCCCTGCCCGAGCCGCTGGTGGCGCGCTGGGCGAGCCCGGGCCGCCAGCTCTTCAACACCTACGGGCCGACCGAGGCGACCGTGGTGGCGACCGCCGCCGAAATGCGCCGGGGTGAGCCCGTCACCATCGGCGGGCCGATCGCCAACTACACCGTCTACGTCGCCGACGAGGCGCTGAACCTGCTGGGCCCCGGTGAGCAGGGCGAGTTGCTGATCGGCGGACCGGGCGTCGCCGCGGGCTACCTGAAGCGGCCGGAGCTGACGGCCGAGAAGTTCGTCTCCAATCCCTTCGCGGATGGCGGCATCGACCCGGTTCTCTATCGCTCGGGCGACGCGGTCTCGCTGGATGCGGCCGGCAACATCCTGTTCCACGGCCGCATCGACGATCAGGTCAAGGTCCGGGGCTTCCGGGTCGAACTCGGCGAGATCGAGGCTCGCATCCGGGCCGAGGCCGGCATCAACCAGGCCGCGGTGGTGCTGCGCGCCGACGACGGCGTCGACCGGCTCGTGGCCTTCCTGGTGCCGGAGCGCGGGGCGGAGATCGACCGCGCGGCCCTGCGCCCCGCGCTCGCCGAGCAGATGCCGCCCTACATGGTGCCGGCCCATTACGAGGTGGCCGAGACCCTGCCGCGGCTCACCTCCGGCAAGGTCGACCGCAAGGCGCTGCGCATCGCCCCCCTGACGGTCGTCGCCGCCGAGGCGGACCAGGAGCCGCCGCGCAACGAGACCGAGGCGGCGCTCCTCGCCGCCGCCCGGCAGGTCTTCGGCAACCAGCCGATCGATCTGGCCGGCGACTTCTTCGCCGATCTCGGCGGCCACTCCCTGCTCGCCGCCCGCTTCGTCTCGGCGGTGCGCGAGGTGCCGGCGCTGGCCGGCATCACCCTGCCGGACGTCTACCGCGAGCGCACGCTCCGGGCGATGTCTGACGTGCTGATCGCCCGGACCGGCGGCGTCGGCGCTGAGGCGGCCGTGCGCGACCTCGCCTTCGCGCCGCCGCCGCTGCTGCGCCGGGCGCTCTGCGGCCTCGCCCAGGCGGCGGCGCTGCCCTTCGTCATCGCGCTCGCCACCTCGCAGTGGCTCGGCATCTTCGTGACCTACCTGCTGCTCACCGGCGGCGGGCTCGGCTTCTTCGGCGAGATGGCGGTGCTGCTCGCCGTCTATGTCGGCATCAACGCCACGACCGCCACCATCGCGGTCGCGGCCAAGTGGCTGGTCCTCGGCCGGACCCGGCCGGGGCGCTACCCGCTCTGGGGCGTGTACTATTACCGCTGGTGGCTGGCCCAGCGCCTCGCGCCGCTCGTCCACGTGAAGTGGCTCCAGGGCTCGCCGGCCATCGTGATCTACCTGCGCCTGATGGGGGCGAAGATCGGGCGCGACGTGCTGATCTCGGACATCGAGGTCGGCGCGCCGGACCTTCTCACGGTCGGCGACCGCGCCTCGCTCGGCGGCCGCCTCGTCGTCGCCAACGCTGAGGTGGTCGGCAACGAGCTGGTGATCGGCTGGGTCTCGATCGGCGCGGAGGCGGCCATCGGCACCTCCTGCGTCGTCAGCCACGACACGGTGATCGGCGACTTCGCGGAGATCGCCGACCTCACCACGATCCCGACCGGCACCCGCGTGGCCCGCGCCGAGCGCTGGGACGGCTCGCCTGGCCGCAAGGTCGGCATGGCGGATCCCGCGGCTTTGCCCGAGCAGGCCGAGGCCTCGCCCGCCCGGCGCGGCCTGTTCCTGGCCCTCTACGTCCTGCTGCTCGCCGCGATCCCGGCGGTCGGCCTGCTGCCGATCTTCCCGGCCTTCTTCATCTTCGATCAGATCTCGGACTCGCTCAGCGATCTCACCGACATCGACTATCACTTCTACCTGCCGCTGCTGACCTGGCCCACCGCCATGCTGATGACGGCCGGCACCGTGCTGCTGATCACCGGGATCCGCTGGCTCGCCCTGCCGCGGACGCGCTCTGGCACCCACTCGGTCCATTCGTGGTTCTACCTGCGCAAGTGGTCGCTGGCGCTCGCCGTCGAGGTGACGCTGGAGACGCTCTCCTCGCTCTTCGCCACCGTCTACATGCGGGCGTGGTACCGGCTGATGGGCGCCCGGATGGGGCAGGGGGCCGAGATCTCCACGAACCTCGCCGGGCGCTACGACCTTGCCGAGATCGGCGCGAAGAACTTCGTGGCCGACGAGGTGGTCTACGGCGAGGAGGAGATCCGCCGCGGCTGGATGCACCTCGCCGAGACCCGCACGGGCGCCCGCGTCTTCGTGGGCAACGACGCGGTGGTGCCGCCGGGCGCGGTGATCCCGGACGACGTGCTGATCGGCATCAAGTCCAAGCCGCCGGAGAACGCCGCGATGGCGCCCGGCGAGACGTGGTTCGGCTCGCCGCCGATCCGCCTGCCGGCCCGCCAGCGGGTCGATCTCGGCTCGACGGCCCAGACCTACGAGCCGGGGCTCTGGCCCAAGCTGCGCCGCGGCATCTTCGAGGCCTTCGCGACCTCGTTCTCGCCGATGCTCTACATCACCCTCGCGATCACCGCGATCGACTGGTACTTCTATCCGGCGATCCTGGAGCGCGACTGGTGGGGGCTGGCCTTCAGCTTCGTCGCGGCGAGTGTGGTCATCGCGCTGATCCAGTCCTCGGCCGTCATCGCGATGAAATGGCTCCTGATGGGCGTCTACAAGCCCGGCATGCGGCCGATGTGGTCGTGGTGGGCGATGCGCACCGAGGCGATCGCGGTCGCCTACTGGGGCCTCGCCGGCAAGGTGCTCTTGGAGCACCTGCAGGGCACGCCGTTCCTGCCCTGGGTGCTGCGGCTCTTCGGGGTCAAGGTGGGGCAGGGCGTCTGCATGCTCACCACCGACGTCACCGAGTTCGACTGCGTGGAGATCGGCGACTACAGCGTGATCAACCGGACCTCGGCGCTGCAGACGCACCTCTACGAGGACCGGATCATGAAGATCGGCCGGGTGAAGCTCGGCCGCGGCGTCTCGGTCGGCGCCTTCGCGACGGTGCTCTACGATACGAAGGTCGGCGACTACGCGCGGCTGCGCCCGCTCACCATCGTGATGAAGGGCGAGTCGATCCCCGCCAGCACCGAGTGGGAGGGCGCCCCGGCCGTGCCAGTGGTGCACGCGCCGGAGGCGCCGAAGGCCGCGGCGTAA
- a CDS encoding histidine phosphatase family protein, with the protein MRTIYFIRHGQTAWNAEGRLQGQRDIDLNPTGEAQAREVADRLAEAAGGDLAGADFVASPLTRTRRTMEILRARLGQDPAAYRTDDRLREISFGAWEGSTWAEIRRRDPGGAHARDRDRWGYRPPGLAGESYAMLTERVAPVLADLGPATVMVAHGGVARAVLVALGHLDIYAAPRIGIRQGSVLVLDAGGWRWA; encoded by the coding sequence ATGCGGACCATCTACTTCATCCGGCACGGCCAGACCGCGTGGAACGCGGAAGGCCGGCTCCAGGGCCAACGCGACATCGACCTCAACCCGACCGGCGAGGCGCAGGCCCGGGAGGTCGCGGACCGCCTCGCGGAGGCGGCCGGCGGCGACCTCGCGGGCGCCGACTTCGTCGCGAGCCCGCTGACGCGCACCCGCCGCACCATGGAGATCCTGCGGGCGCGCCTCGGTCAGGATCCGGCCGCCTACCGCACCGACGACCGCCTCCGGGAGATCAGCTTCGGCGCCTGGGAGGGCTCGACCTGGGCTGAGATCCGGCGGCGCGACCCGGGCGGGGCGCACGCGCGCGACCGCGATCGCTGGGGCTACCGGCCGCCGGGGCTCGCGGGCGAGAGCTACGCCATGCTCACCGAGCGGGTCGCTCCGGTGCTCGCCGACCTCGGCCCCGCGACCGTGATGGTGGCCCATGGCGGCGTCGCGCGGGCAGTGCTGGTGGCGCTCGGCCATCTCGATATTTACGCCGCACCGCGCATCGGGATCCGCCAGGGCTCGGTCCTGGTGTTGGATGCCGGGGGCTGGCGCTGGGCCTGA